In Theileria equi strain WA chromosome 3, complete sequence, the genomic window ACACTCTAGCATGCGCAAATTTCAGAGGTGAGGGAATGTTTGAAACAATAATTTCTACAAAAGCACTAGCATCGCTAAATAACGCCGCACAAACTTTGCGGAGTATACGTTTCGTGCTCATCTTGTAATCGTCAGCCTTGAGAGATATTCCAAATTCACTCAAAACATCCTGTAATTCACTTCTTTCATCAGATGCTACATGTGAGATCAATTTATAAATTGGTTCCAGAATAAATGCGACAAATGAACGCTTTAATGTgacctcttcttcaccagATTCCACGACTTCATgttttacaaatttgcGATTAAATGGATTATAAAACATATTCCCCCAAAGCTTTTTAGCAAATGAGTCTATATTACTGCTACTATAAAGTTTTGCAAATGACTTGAGCGtaaaaaatattccaaacaTTGTAGAAGCGAATGCTACATTATTCGATAGTGGAGATAAAACAACGGGTTGTTTATTGAGTAATTTACATGTTGATGCTATGTAATCGTTGGCCTCGTAAATGGTATGCCTGATCTTATGATATGCATCTGAAGGAGGTAGTTTTAGCTCCAAAACTAAACGGTCAATACAGTTGATCACcaaaatgaatggaatattGTCGTGAATACAAAGTCGCAATATATTCTCAGTTGTACTTTCTAGTCCCATTAAAACATCAACCACAACTACACACCCGTCAGAAACACTGAGGGCGTGCACAAATTCGTCCATAAAATTGACATGACCAGGTGTATCGAATATGTTGAATAAATACGACTTGTGCTTTGGATTATCATTTTCGGCATAATTTTGATCACTGCATACGTCTACATCTTCGTAAAGATCATTTTGGAAGACAAGAGATATAGGAGTCGATTTAATTGTAAGAGCTCTCGCCTGTTCATCAAGACGGGAGTCAGTATACCTCGTAAACTCCGGTGCCTTCCTTGTGAATTTATCAGCCTCCATAAACCTGCTATATTCTATTAGACGGTCTACCAAGGTTGTTTTTCCATGATGCAACGTTCCAGCTATGCAAATGTTCCTTATAAACTCCGGCTGGTTCATCAACGAGGTCATGAACTGGAATGTGAATCGGTTTTTAGGCAGGGATTCCTCCAGAATATCAAAGTTCTTTGCGGTAATATCGCTATCTAGGCGATGGATCGTGCTTACCCTATCAATATGAGTCTCTTCAGCCTGTACAATCGGTACGTTTATAGTTTGtgtatcttcttcctggatGAATACTTCTGCATCCTTATAGACCTCATCCTCAGCTGCAGAGTCGTCATAAGTTACGATATCGTCTCTGGTTATTCTGGTTACCGGAGTTTCAGGCCCAGTCTTTACCTCTACGTCGCTAGCGGCGTCACTGAGGTCGGAATCCAGTCCACCCTCAAAATCCTCATCTAATCCTGGACCTATGTAGTTCCCAAACTCATCGTACAAATTTTGGTCCATCGTTTAATGGAGATTCCAATAAATTTGTTTTGattccttttccattcccCACAGCACTGTTCATTTAGTCGGAATTTCTGGCACATTTCCTCATTTCGCTCCACAAATCTCTTTACATTCATTGAATAAAGCCTTGTACCGGTTACAGCCTCGCTTGAGGGACTCCATGGCCTCTTTAGGGTCCCTTTACTTTTTCCGCGCCATGCCTCCTTTTCAGCGCAGAATTTTCTCCTCTCCCCAGCAACTAGCACCAGGGCCTCTAAATTCGCTTGGCCAGGCCTAGGGTCGTAGGCCGATCGCCCAGTTCCTTGCCCTCAGTCCCTGTCCACAGTTTGTCGCTTGTTATCACCTACATTTCATATCCATTACACATTTCTCGCTTGGTTCCAGCGGCAGAGCTCTTGGGTACACACCCGTGAGATGGCCGAGTCCGTTGGAGGGTCTCCGCGGTCAGTCCTAAAATGTTCGTTTGTACACACTTTAGCATGAATGGACTTTTATCGCATATTTTCCTCTTTCTTTATGTCTATATTCGGATTGTGGCTCCTGTGAATTACGAAAAGTGCGATTTGACGGTGGATTCCGCAATTTGCATAAACAACACGGAGAAGATCATACTTCCGAACGCTCGACGGCCAGGTTTGTTTGTTATTCACATTAGAAACTGCTGAACCCATCTACTTGCCCATTTTGTTGTAAGAATAAAGAGTCTGGacattctacacattttgttgCACGGGCAACGGCTGTCTGATGTACCACATGCCATAGATACTACATTGAGTATACAGGAAGGATCCTATACATGACCTTTGACGAATCTGAGCCGGTGGATAGCAGCGGATTAGGCAACCATGGAGTAGGACAGGTTTCTGGCCATTCCGGCTTTGGTGGAATGGGAACATCGGCCTATTTTAGAAAGAACTTTGTACACATCAAGTCCAATGAGCTCTTTGGGACGAATGAGTTTAGTTACCTCTTTTTCATATACCTACTTATGGATGAAGTATCGCATCAGAATAGCCTCAAATACGACCAGTTTTGTCCCATTATACAAAAGGTTCGTCGACGTTTATTTACATGGCATAAGTCACACAATTTTAGGGATACAAGACAGAGTTTGTCAACGAAGCTACTCCCCAAATTTCCATAAATCCCAAGAACGGTCAAATAAAAGTTGCACTTTCAGTAGAGGGAAACAAGACTATTGGTGAGCATACTATCCTCACAACATCTGACTATAGAAATAACATCAAATAGTCGCTTACAAAGACATAACTGGTACCATTTGGCTGTAGTTCGGGAGCGCAACAATATTTTGCTCTACGTTGACGGTATGTTGTTCGTGCTAGGAGTATAGATGCTACAGGAATATTGGACTGTACATACAACTCAAAGGCTTTAACTAGACATAATAATCTACCTCTATACATTGGAAGTGTACCGTTTGCTCCTACATGCGATCTTCCTATACTTTTGGATGAGCTATCAGTTTTTGCATATGTAAGCTCAGTTTTGTCAAATGGCAAATTTTTAGGCCGTTGGAGCAGATGAAATTCAGGCAGAAGCATCAATTGCCCTGGGTGGAATAGAATCCTCCTATGTTATAATAGGATGTACCAACTGcaggtatgtttatatggaagaatattttacCCGGctaattttataaatgcgATAAGGGGAGTCTATTATTTTGGTAGTTGAAATAAAGAGTATCTGTTTAGACTTGTATGAGGAATTCTACAttggatattctcaaaCGAATAGCGGAGAAAATGTGAGATGATACAAAGATCTTTATTTGGGATTATGCAGACGGaattatgaaaaggttTTAAAAGGCATATATGTGGTAGGTCCTCAAAGATCTCAGGAAATTACTACATgtataatatacaagatGCTCGGATGGGGTCTGCATGGTTGTCtattcatcttccttctgCATAGGGTCAGCAtctcaaggaagaataaaggaCAAGTGGCTCTATCAAAAATTTAAACTCTTACTGACAGACTTTGGGAGTATGAGGGTATTTGTTATACTCTTTCTGTTGTATATACTTAGAGAATCCACCTGCAAAGATTCCCAAACTTCACAACGAACAGTGCCTGATCCACAAAAGGCTCCTAATATACAAGAAAATACTTCAGCTAAACAACCTCTTGTCGCACCTAAACAAGTAGATAAAGATACGATTGATCTTGAGGATGTTACCGATCCTCGCTACAGTGTACTAGACGTCGACATTGCTGGAGCGCCTGCAAGGGTTTACATAGTGAATCCTGGAGAAAGTATTAAAAAAGTTATTTATGGAAAGAAAGACTTATGGAAAGGTATGCCAGCGTTTTCAGGAGCTCAAGGTGTGCAGGCATACgatgaaaaatgtttcTACTGCATCACATTCCTAAAGAATGGTAAGCCAAACCTTGTCATGGTTAAGGTGGACGATATTTCTAGACCACATAGACAATATTTCAAGTACAAGAGTAAAACTGGATGTTTTGGTAGAGGTGGACCAGGTTGGAAAAAGTCAACATTCAATTATGTAGATGAAACTAGTGCCCTGAAAGTAGGTTCTGATACACCAAACAAGCTCACTCTGGACATTTCCTCtccaaaagaagatgatgaaaagtataagcttgtaaaggaagatcGGGATGGTGTCACTACCCACTTCTTTGCCACTAAACAAGgctattccatagaaaAAGTTGTGGATGGCGGTAAAGAAATATGCGTATTAGATGAAGGATCCACATCTTTCCTTTGTACAGTGTACTCCAAGGGTTCCAGTAAACTTTTAAGAGTAGATGCAGAGAAGGGCTATGCCATTATATTTGGCTGGTATGAAAAGTATAGTGGCACATGGACTGACATAAAAGAGAGGGAGTTCCACGACAAACTTGGAAAATAAACTGGCTACACAAGGGACATTTTTGGCTTTAATAAACGCAATTTTGTGGACGACACAAATAAATATCGCATTCCAGACTCCCCTTTATTATCCATCATAATTTACCTGTAAACATCCATTACAGCAAGGAAGAAGCAATGGCATCATGTCCAGAGGGCTACCACCTCTGCAACAAGTTTGAGCTTTACACTGGTGAGTTGGTTTTgggagaatgaaaaatggCTACAGGAGGTTACAAGGTCGCTAGAAAGCTCTCTTTGCCGTCGAATGAGATCATGGCTTCTGCGGCGGCGGAGCCTTCCAACGGAATCGGACTTTGCTGCGCAAACTTGCAATATAATGCAGACTTGTAATTTAGATTAACGACTTACGTTGTATTCCTACTATACAGATTATCGGTGAGGGATTTCCTCCTCTAGAAGATCAAAGTCCGAGGTCTTCCTTGAGATTCTTGAGCTTCTATGGGCAAAATGTGTGAGTCCATTCATACTTACATCCACAATTTCGAGTGTATTCTCAAGCTCGGCATTGGATATTGAGCTTATAATTGCCTCGGCGAGGTCCACTTTCTCCTTGACCTGATTGACTTCCACAGCGTCGAATACGAGGCTTGTCTTGCAGGCCTTGGCAGCCTCACTGAGCTCGGGATCTACATGTCAGTATATACACACTCGGTTTATTGTCATAAAAATTCCAAAGTGCACACTTGGCCGGTATCGGCCGAGTAGCGGATGGACCTCCATCTCGACGAATACGAGGCTGTACCCTTGACCATAAAGAGATGATACAATGAGAATTAACATGGCAAACTTACATTTGGACAGGGGCGTCGGAGTCATGATTAAAATAAAGTGTGGCGTCAGAGGGCGGGGTGAGGCCCAGATTTAATAAACTGCGCTTAATGACACCAGGGCGGTTTCTAAGGTCGTTGACATTTCTGATCCTTTTACAATGCCACGGAATCTCGGCGTTTAGAGCTGCTTTAAGGCCACTTTTTATCGCACATCGCAACATACACATCGCCAGGCCATCGGAGCGTCACAGAACCGGAAATGACGCGTCAATACATGGCAACATGCCCACATATGATGGAATAAGCCAAAACGGGGTGTACAGAACGGCCCACTTGGGGGCTGGCGGCTACAACAGCGTAAGTCTGGTTTGGAATCTCACGAAAATACGCAGAAGGACGAGTACCACAAGCGAGTAGACGATTATCTCATTAGGAACAGGACCATATTCCTCTCTGGAGAGCTGGACGATGCTCTGTCGTATAGAATCGTGACGTCAATTCTGCGCATAAATGAAGACGATCCGGAGAAACCCATCAAGTTTTACATTAATTCCCCGGGAGGTTCAGTCTCTGCAGGTGTGTATAATGGATGAGATTTATCCATTCTCCCTTTTATAGACGTGCATGCTCACATTAAACCTTTAGGTTTGGCGATTTATGACCTGCTCAAGACGTTGAAAATGCCAGTGGAGACTGTTTGTTTGGGCCAGGCGGCGTCAATGGGAGCGTTTCTGCTGGCTTCTGGAACCAAGGGGATGCGGTTTGCCATGCCAAATTCAAGAATCATGATCCACCAGCCACTTGGTAAGAATGTCTCAACCCATTAAAACACTCAGGGGGAGCACACGGTCAAGCTACAGACATTGAGATTCAGGCAAATGAGATACTGCAAACTCGAGAGATTCTAAATGGACTCCTCGCAAGCTTTACGGGAAAGACAGTCAATGAGATTGAAAAGGACTGTGACAGGGACTATTACATGCGACCGACCGAGGCTATCAAATACGGACTCATTGATAGAGTTGTTGAACCCTTTAGCAACTAGACGCGCTAGATGAGAAGCATAAAAATAGCACAAATTAGACCTTAATGCACTATTTAACTAGGAGAAACCTAGGTGCTAATGTCGAGTCTCCTGCTTGGACTAAACTGGGAGCATTCAACCTTGATGGAGAGGATACCATTGTCATAAGCGGCAATGGCGGTGCTATCGAGGGCATTGTTTGGGAGCTTGAATCTCCTGTAAAAGTAGCCAACCTTTCTCTCCCTAATGTGGATGTCGAGGTTCTCACCAAACTTTTCGTAAAGCTCATCCTTTGGACGTGGACCTAAACACGAGTGAATGATAATGAATAGACATACCGCAAATTTTGATTTCTCCATCGCCAATGTGGACCTCAATGTCGGCGGCTGGGAAACCTGGAAGTTCCATCAAGATAACCAAGGTGTTGGTGTCAGCATCAAAAAAGGTATCGACCGTTGGGAAGAAGGTGACTGGGTACTCCAACTCCTTTGGAGGTGGAATTTCCAAAATGTTGTTTGGTGGAACAGTTGTGCTTGGCTTATAAATCACACTTGGTTTCTCATTCTGCAAAATTGATGTATAAGGAAGAACTGCACTAGCAACGGGCTCATACAAAAGCTCGCTGGAATGAACCACGTTCGCCAAATAGACTAACTCTAGACCTAAAACTTACATAGTCATGTTGTTTGATTGGCAAGCCAGTAGCCTCGTCAATGACGACTTCGTTTTCGCTATTATTACACCTCAAAATGCAATCCATTTTACCGAATTTATATGTGCGAAAAGTAAGAAACCACTTGCAACTTAAAAGCGCTGAAATTTATGTTTAGTGATTGCACATTCCATCGTGATGCACAGCACGCACACTGCACCATCGTTACAGAAGCACCCTGTCGTTTTGCATTCAAGAAgagaggagg contains:
- a CDS encoding hypothetical protein (encoded by transcript BEWA_004320A), producing the protein MPTYDGISQNGVYRTAHLGAGGYNSKDEYHKRVDDYLIRNRTIFLSGELDDALSYRIVTSILRINEDDPEKPIKFYINSPGGSVSAGLAIYDLLKTLKMPVETVCLGQAASMGAFLLASGTKGMRFAMPNSRIMIHQPLGGAHGQATDIEIQANEILQTREILNGLLASFTGKTVNEIEKDCDRDYYMRPTEAIKYGLIDRVVEPFSN
- a CDS encoding hypothetical protein (encoded by transcript BEWA_004300A); translated protein: MASCPEGYHLCNKFELYTGGYKVARKLSLPSNEIMASAAAEPSNGIGLCCANLQYNADL
- a CDS encoding hypothetical protein (encoded by transcript BEWA_004290A); translated protein: MVVYSSSFCIGSASQGRIKDKWLYQKFKLLLTDFGSMRVFVILFLLYILRESTCKDSQTSQRTVPDPQKAPNIQENTSAKQPLVAPKQVDKDTIDLEDVTDPRYSVLDVDIAGAPARVYIVNPGESIKKVIYGKKDLWKGMPAFSGAQGVQAYDEKCFYCITFLKNGKPNLVMVKVDDISRPHRQYFKYKSKTGCFGRGGPGWKKSTFNYVDETSALKVGSDTPNKLTLDISSPKEDDEKYKLVKEDRDGVTTHFFATKQGYSIEKVVDGGKEICVLDEGSTSFLCTVYSKGSSKLLRVDAEKGYAIIFGWYEKYSGTWTDIKEREFHDKLGK
- a CDS encoding small heat shock protein, putative (encoded by transcript BEWA_004330A), producing MDCILRCNNSENEVVIDEATGLPIKQHDYNEKPSVIYKPSTTVPPNNILEIPPPKELEYPVTFFPTVDTFFDADTNTLVILMELPGFPAADIEVHIGDGEIKICGPRPKDELYEKFGENLDIHIRERKVGYFYRRFKLPNNALDSTAIAAYDNGILSIKVECSQFSPSRRLDIST
- a CDS encoding hypothetical protein (encoded by transcript BEWA_004280A), which translates into the protein MNGLLSHIFLFLYVYIRIVAPVNYEKCDLTVDSAICINNTEKIILPNARRPGRILYMTFDESEPVDSSGLGNHGVGQVSGHSGFGGMGTSAYFRKNFVHIKSNELFGTNEFSYLFFIYLLMDEVSHQNSLKYDQFCPIIQKGYKTEFVNEATPQISINPKNGQIKVALSVEGNKTIEITSNSRLQRHNWYHLAVVRERNNILLYVDGILDCTYNSKALTRHNNLPLYIGSVPFAPTCDLPILLDELSVFAYAVGADEIQAEASIALGGIESSYVIIGCTNCRYVYMEEYFTRLIL
- a CDS encoding hypothetical protein (encoded by transcript BEWA_004310A), with the translated sequence MEVHPLLGRYRPNPELSEAAKACKTSLVFDAVEVNQVKEKVDLAEAIISSISNAELENTLEIVDVSMNGLTHFAHRSSRISRKTSDFDLLEEEIPHR